From the genome of Muricauda sp. SCSIO 64092, one region includes:
- a CDS encoding lipocalin family protein — MKRIIYTMTVLFALSCNRDNGNVQEETDSTLLVGSWRQEYIADRCNGEDMIDETEVTGCHKLTTWTFFVDNTFEITRYFGENVADCEIEDIELGDYKFTSNNLHIQYDYISRFSGEHIMSSFDVIVLDITEAILRIGEEDDEVCENGIRFLHMKRVP; from the coding sequence ATGAAAAGAATCATTTACACTATGACAGTCCTATTTGCGCTATCGTGCAACAGGGACAATGGGAACGTACAAGAAGAAACTGACTCAACATTACTGGTAGGGTCATGGAGACAGGAGTATATCGCCGATAGGTGCAACGGGGAGGACATGATCGACGAAACGGAGGTGACGGGATGCCATAAACTGACGACCTGGACCTTCTTTGTGGACAATACATTTGAGATAACAAGGTACTTTGGGGAAAATGTGGCGGATTGCGAGATTGAGGACATAGAGCTTGGGGACTACAAATTTACCTCCAATAACCTGCACATCCAATACGACTATATAAGCAGGTTCAGTGGAGAGCACATAATGTCCAGTTTCGATGTTATCGTATTGGATATAACGGAGGCGATATTGCGGATAGGGGAAGAGGATGATGAAGTGTGCGAGAACGGGATCAGGTTCTTACACATGAAAAGAGTCCCTTAA